From a region of the Pseudanabaena sp. ABRG5-3 genome:
- a CDS encoding sulfurtransferase, translating to MPNPHIVSANWLQEHLHDPQVVVVDCRFSLMDIALGRKQYQESHVEGAYYLDLNLDLSSPVQKHGGRHPLPDFEQLATKLSQIGVTSETTVVVYDDSRFAFASRLWWLLRYMGHERVALLDGGFAGWKAKNYATSSEIPHPRVGKFIPQLQTEWVVDIETVKARKDLPAVVLVDSREGDRYRGEREPIDPIAGHIEGAVNYPWMEVTNEQGFVTANQSDRWQEVKNAQEVIVYCGSGVTACVNLLSLKLAGIETGKLYAGSWSDWCSYLDPI from the coding sequence ATGCCTAATCCTCACATTGTTTCCGCTAACTGGCTACAGGAACATTTGCACGATCCACAGGTGGTCGTGGTTGATTGTCGTTTTTCGTTAATGGATATAGCTCTTGGGCGTAAGCAATATCAAGAGAGTCATGTTGAAGGAGCCTATTATCTCGATCTCAATCTTGATTTATCTAGTCCCGTCCAAAAACATGGCGGCAGACATCCTTTGCCAGATTTCGAGCAGCTAGCCACAAAGCTGTCGCAAATTGGCGTAACCAGCGAAACAACCGTAGTTGTCTATGATGATTCGCGATTTGCCTTTGCCTCAAGGTTATGGTGGCTATTGCGCTATATGGGACATGAGCGAGTAGCCCTTCTCGATGGCGGTTTTGCAGGATGGAAAGCCAAAAATTATGCAACTAGTTCTGAAATTCCTCATCCTAGAGTTGGGAAGTTTATCCCCCAATTACAAACGGAATGGGTAGTGGACATCGAAACGGTGAAAGCGCGTAAGGATTTGCCAGCAGTGGTTTTAGTCGATTCGCGAGAAGGCGATCGCTATCGGGGTGAACGCGAACCTATCGATCCGATCGCTGGTCACATCGAAGGTGCAGTTAATTATCCTTGGATGGAAGTTACTAACGAGCAGGGTTTCGTAACTGCTAATCAAAGCGATCGCTGGCAGGAAGTTAAAAATGCTCAAGAAGTAATTGTATATTGCGGTTCGGGTGTAACTGCTTGCGTGAATTTATTATCGTTGAAACTTGCGGGAATTGAGACTGGTAAACTCTATGCGGGTAGTTGGAGCGATTGGTGCTCTTATTTAGACCCCATTTAA
- a CDS encoding DUF4347 domain-containing protein translates to MMKSVLGMYWATTAIAIALSPIVLTETVTAQSITAAQDGTNTVVLPNGKQFDITGGTQAGANLFHSFHQFGLSQGQIANFLSQPNIQNIFGRVVGGDPSVINGLIQLTGGNSNLYIMNPAGIIFGSNASLNVPASFTATTANGIQVGNSWFGMNTSASDLKNLTGIPNAFAFTSPTTALTQSQTTGAIVNQGNLTVSQGKSITLVGGIVINTGAIGTDNGTINIVAVPNGKYVRITPEGGVLSFDLPIATQKELGNAKPLTGIDLPKLLAGSGITAPTQAGTAIAAGNLTAANINILANRYDTAQASLNAANIQQGWNFVFIDSTVKDYQTLIDGTNGGSSITVINPDQYGIQKVTETLASVTGANSLHIVSEGDVGNFWLGKDFVSTENIANYANELQAWKTALSPAANILLYACNLASGENGAALVQAVKNYTGHEVSASTDLTGSSNLGGNWNLEYQTGNINTGVVFNSEAQNRYDGRLVTFTATNINDAGAGSLRQAILDANALAGADTIRFDPTAFNGAQAAITLASTLAINTTTGDLNISGAFGASNVTVSGNNAVGVFDIVGNGNTTFDSLRIINGKGVNGGGITNNGSGALIIINSTISSNTATNSGGGIASNGAVTLTNSIVSSNAAIDGGGIVSNGVVTLTNSTVSSNTATNNGGGIISNGAVTLTNSTVSSNTANTGGGIISNGAVTLTNSTVSSNTAIDGGGIFGGGAVTLTNSTVSDNTATNDGGGIVSTGAVTLTNSTVSGNRANTGGGIVSTGAVTLTNSTVSGNTATNDGGGIVSNAVTLTNSTVSGNTANNGGGIVSTGLVTLTNSTVSGNTANTNGGGIVSNAVTLTNSTVSSNTATNGGGIVSNGVVTLTNSTVSSNTANTGGGGIVSNAVTLTNSTVSSNRANIGGGIFSTGSVTLTNSTVSSNTANIAGGGIVGNNGGTITNSTITNNTANIGGVGGIFRLGGIFTITNSIIAGNFDRGLQAPDLASSAAGVGFTNGGNNLIGANNGFAATFPNSSLVGTIVNPVNPQLAPLANYGGPTLTHALLPNSPALNAGNNANAPVGNDQRGATRIFGGVVDIGAFESQGFSLTPLANTTPQSTNINTSFVQPLGVQVTENFVNSPIPAPNILVTFTPPSSSANGVFAGNTNVLTNNRGIAIAPTFTANGILGNYEVTATATGFKPATFTLTNKVAGGFGGVFPSREDVEGRSPRLDEQDLDISFTKVLCLDASIANAQTDSIPTCKDK, encoded by the coding sequence ATGATGAAGTCAGTTTTAGGAATGTATTGGGCAACTACAGCAATTGCGATCGCCCTATCACCGATAGTCCTGACAGAAACAGTCACAGCGCAATCAATTACCGCAGCTCAAGACGGAACGAACACTGTCGTATTACCAAATGGAAAGCAGTTTGACATTACAGGCGGAACGCAAGCAGGAGCGAATCTCTTCCATAGCTTCCATCAATTTGGCTTGAGTCAAGGACAAATTGCCAACTTTCTGAGTCAACCAAACATTCAAAATATTTTCGGTCGCGTCGTTGGCGGCGATCCTTCCGTAATCAATGGACTCATCCAACTGACAGGCGGAAATTCCAATCTGTACATCATGAATCCCGCAGGGATAATCTTTGGGTCAAATGCCAGCTTAAACGTACCTGCTTCTTTCACAGCCACGACAGCTAATGGTATTCAAGTTGGTAATAGTTGGTTTGGCATGAATACTAGCGCCAGTGATCTCAAGAATCTGACAGGAATTCCCAATGCTTTTGCTTTTACTAGTCCGACAACAGCGCTTACACAATCTCAAACAACAGGTGCAATAGTCAATCAAGGCAATCTCACCGTATCGCAAGGAAAAAGTATCACTCTCGTTGGTGGCATCGTCATTAATACAGGGGCGATCGGAACAGACAATGGCACAATCAATATCGTGGCAGTACCCAATGGTAAATATGTACGGATTACGCCTGAAGGAGGTGTGCTGAGTTTTGATCTTCCCATTGCTACCCAAAAAGAACTAGGCAATGCGAAACCGCTGACAGGGATTGATTTGCCAAAGTTACTTGCTGGTTCAGGGATTACTGCACCGACACAAGCAGGAACTGCGATCGCGGCAGGTAATCTCACAGCAGCAAATATCAATATTCTTGCCAATCGCTATGACACAGCTCAAGCATCTCTGAATGCAGCAAATATTCAACAGGGATGGAACTTTGTCTTTATCGACAGCACAGTTAAGGATTATCAAACATTGATTGATGGAACTAATGGCGGCAGTAGTATCACCGTGATTAATCCAGACCAGTATGGAATTCAGAAAGTGACTGAAACCCTAGCCAGTGTGACGGGTGCAAATAGCTTGCATATTGTTTCTGAGGGTGATGTTGGTAATTTCTGGCTTGGTAAAGATTTTGTTAGCACAGAGAATATTGCGAACTATGCCAATGAACTTCAAGCATGGAAAACGGCTCTATCACCTGCGGCAAATATTCTGCTCTATGCTTGTAATTTGGCTAGTGGAGAGAATGGAGCGGCGCTAGTTCAGGCAGTGAAGAACTATACTGGGCATGAGGTGTCAGCTTCGACAGACCTCACGGGTAGCAGTAACCTTGGTGGCAACTGGAATCTGGAATATCAGACTGGGAACATTAATACGGGTGTGGTGTTTAATTCTGAAGCTCAGAATAGGTATGATGGCAGACTCGTTACCTTTACGGCTACGAATATTAATGATGCAGGAGCAGGGTCTTTAAGACAAGCAATTCTCGATGCTAATGCTTTAGCGGGTGCTGATACGATTCGATTTGACCCGACTGCATTTAATGGCGCTCAAGCAGCTATTACCTTAGCATCAACCTTGGCGATTAACACCACTACTGGAGACCTCAATATCAGTGGCGCGTTTGGGGCAAGCAATGTTACGGTGAGTGGCAACAATGCGGTAGGGGTGTTTGATATCGTGGGTAATGGTAATACTACGTTTGATAGTCTAAGGATTATCAATGGTAAAGGTGTCAATGGTGGTGGCATAACGAACAATGGCTCTGGAGCCTTGATAATCATTAATAGCACCATATCGAGTAATACGGCAACAAATTCTGGAGGAGGGATTGCGAGCAATGGAGCCGTGACTCTCACCAATAGCATCGTGTCGAGTAATGCGGCTATTGATGGAGGAGGGATTGTGAGTAATGGAGTCGTGACTCTCACCAATAGCACTGTGTCGAGTAATACGGCAACCAATAACGGTGGAGGGATTATCAGCAATGGAGCCGTGACTCTCACCAATAGCACCGTGTCGAGTAATACGGCAAATACTGGAGGAGGGATTATCAGCAATGGAGCCGTGACTCTCACCAATAGCACTGTGTCGAGTAATACGGCTATTGATGGTGGAGGGATTTTTGGCGGTGGAGCCGTGACTCTCACCAATAGCACCGTGTCGGATAATACGGCAACCAATGACGGTGGAGGGATTGTGAGCACTGGAGCCGTAACTCTCACAAATAGCACCGTGTCGGGGAATAGGGCAAATACTGGTGGAGGGATTGTGAGCACTGGAGCCGTAACTCTCACAAATAGCACCGTGTCGGGTAATACGGCAACCAATGACGGTGGAGGGATTGTGAGTAATGCCGTGACTCTCACCAATAGCACCGTGTCGGGTAATACGGCAAATAATGGTGGAGGGATTGTGAGCACTGGTCTCGTGACTCTCACCAATAGCACCGTGTCGGGTAATACGGCAAATACTAATGGTGGAGGGATTGTGAGTAATGCCGTGACTCTCACCAATAGCACCGTGTCGAGTAATACGGCAACCAACGGTGGAGGGATTGTGAGTAATGGAGTCGTAACTCTCACCAATAGCACCGTGTCGAGTAATACGGCAAATACTGGTGGTGGAGGGATTGTGAGTAATGCCGTGACTCTCACCAATAGCACCGTATCGAGTAATAGGGCAAATATTGGTGGAGGGATTTTTAGCACTGGATCCGTAACTCTCACCAATAGCACCGTGTCGAGTAATACGGCAAATATTGCTGGTGGAGGGATTGTTGGCAATAATGGAGGTACGATCACCAACAGTACGATTACCAACAATACTGCTAATATCGGCGGTGTTGGTGGGATTTTTCGTCTTGGAGGCATATTCACGATTACAAATTCGATAATTGCAGGTAACTTTGACCGAGGATTGCAAGCTCCTGACTTGGCTAGTAGTGCAGCAGGAGTAGGGTTTACCAATGGTGGCAATAACTTAATCGGAGCAAATAATGGCTTTGCAGCGACTTTTCCCAATAGCTCCCTAGTCGGCACGATCGTCAATCCCGTCAATCCCCAACTTGCACCACTTGCCAACTATGGTGGCCCAACCCTAACCCATGCGCTCTTACCCAATAGCCCCGCCTTAAATGCAGGAAATAACGCCAATGCCCCAGTGGGCAACGATCAACGTGGTGCAACCCGTATTTTTGGTGGCGTTGTCGATATAGGAGCATTTGAATCTCAAGGATTTAGTCTCACCCCCCTCGCCAATACTACTCCTCAAAGTACAAATATCAACACCAGTTTTGTTCAACCTCTAGGAGTACAAGTCACCGAAAACTTCGTGAATAGCCCAATTCCCGCACCAAATATTCTCGTCACATTTACTCCACCATCTAGCAGTGCAAATGGTGTATTTGCTGGAAACACCAACGTACTAACTAATAATCGCGGCATTGCCATCGCTCCTACATTCACTGCAAATGGAATTCTCGGCAATTACGAAGTTACAGCGACAGCAACAGGATTTAAACCAGCAACTTTCACACTTACTAATAAAGTTGCTGGTGGATTTGGTGGTGTATTTCCTAGTCGAGAGGATGTAGAAGGACGTTCTCCCAGATTAGATGAGCAAGATCTAGATATAAGTTTTACAAAGGTTCTCTGCCTCGACGCTTCTATCGCAAATGCTCAGACTGATTCCATTCCTACTTGCAAAGATAAATAA
- a CDS encoding ShlB/FhaC/HecB family hemolysin secretion/activation protein, translating to MNIKIAKSKNKVEKVSAFVLGISTLALTATDCRLSVNANPIPSELTPSLSTSSITSKKLISSPLISPSATTQTEIAQAIPLKKIEVVGSTVFDADKLTPITKPLEGKEVTEEQLTSTANAITQLYVSNGYVTSQAIYKPQSVVDGIAKIQVLEGKIEKIEVVGVNALNPDYVRSRAELGIGNPLNTNNLEDQLRLLRADPNFTSVDASLKAGSQAGLSILTIKVVEANQLAGAVSVDNFSPPAVGSERMGAGLSYRNLFGMGDVFTANYYRTTTGGSNQYDFGFSIPVNPMNGTVSLRFAPSNYRITQSPFDVFNIRGNNEVYSATYRQPLIRNPREEFALSLGYEYQRGQTFLFNDLAVPFGIGPEADGTSRTSVFKFGQDYISRDTEGVWSLRSQFSLGTGLFGATFVTSPSASFLSWLGQIQRVQVLGTDTILIGSLDTQLSADPLLPSQQFVIGGGQSLRGFRQNARSGDNGIRFSLESRFVVARDEEGRSIVQLAPFIDLGTVWNNSRNLNVLPNQNFLAGGGLGILIEPIKRLNLRLDYAIPFVNLSDRGSNLQESALYFSIGYLF from the coding sequence ATGAATATAAAAATAGCGAAATCAAAGAATAAGGTAGAGAAAGTTAGTGCATTCGTATTAGGAATATCTACCCTTGCATTAACAGCAACTGATTGCCGCTTATCGGTTAATGCTAATCCAATTCCCTCAGAGTTAACACCTTCGCTATCAACTAGTTCTATCACCTCAAAAAAACTGATTTCTTCTCCTCTAATATCTCCATCCGCAACCACTCAAACTGAAATTGCTCAAGCAATTCCTCTCAAAAAGATTGAAGTTGTTGGCAGTACAGTTTTTGATGCAGATAAGCTCACTCCCATCACTAAACCTCTTGAAGGGAAGGAAGTCACTGAAGAGCAATTGACATCCACCGCCAATGCCATTACTCAACTTTATGTCAGCAATGGCTATGTTACTTCTCAAGCCATATATAAGCCTCAAAGTGTCGTTGATGGGATTGCCAAGATTCAGGTCTTGGAAGGAAAAATTGAAAAAATTGAAGTAGTAGGCGTTAATGCCCTTAATCCAGACTATGTGCGATCGCGAGCCGAGCTAGGAATTGGTAATCCTCTCAACACCAATAACCTCGAAGATCAACTGCGTCTCTTACGTGCCGACCCCAATTTTACAAGTGTAGATGCTAGCCTCAAAGCAGGTAGTCAAGCTGGTTTGAGCATACTCACAATCAAAGTTGTGGAAGCAAATCAACTAGCAGGAGCGGTTAGCGTTGACAACTTCTCTCCTCCTGCGGTTGGTTCCGAGCGCATGGGGGCAGGACTCAGTTACCGCAATCTCTTCGGCATGGGAGATGTATTTACTGCCAATTATTACAGAACCACAACAGGTGGATCTAATCAATATGATTTTGGTTTTAGCATTCCCGTCAATCCGATGAATGGAACCGTCTCCCTTCGATTTGCACCTAGCAACTATCGCATTACCCAGTCACCATTTGATGTCTTCAATATTCGCGGCAACAACGAAGTTTACTCCGCTACATATCGTCAGCCCTTAATTCGCAATCCCCGTGAAGAATTTGCACTGTCTCTAGGCTATGAATATCAAAGAGGTCAGACATTTCTATTTAACGATCTTGCCGTGCCATTTGGGATTGGACCTGAAGCCGATGGCACTAGCCGCACTAGTGTCTTTAAATTTGGGCAAGACTATATTAGTCGTGATACCGAAGGAGTCTGGTCATTGCGATCGCAGTTTAGTCTTGGTACAGGGCTATTTGGTGCAACTTTCGTTACTTCTCCTAGTGCATCTTTCCTGAGTTGGTTAGGACAGATTCAACGAGTTCAGGTTCTTGGCACTGATACAATCTTGATCGGCTCTTTAGATACGCAACTCTCAGCCGATCCTCTTCTACCATCGCAGCAGTTTGTGATTGGTGGTGGACAATCCTTGCGGGGCTTCCGTCAAAATGCGCGATCGGGGGATAATGGAATTCGTTTTTCTTTGGAGAGCCGATTTGTGGTGGCACGAGATGAGGAAGGAAGAAGCATCGTTCAGCTAGCTCCTTTTATCGATCTTGGCACAGTTTGGAACAACTCTAGAAATCTCAACGTGCTACCCAATCAAAACTTTTTAGCAGGTGGTGGGCTGGGCATATTGATAGAACCGATTAAACGTCTTAACTTACGTCTAGATTATGCAATTCCATTTGTGAACCTTAGCGATCGCGGCTCTAATTTGCAAGAATCAGCTCTTTACTTCAGTATCGGTTACCTATTTTAG
- the ilvA gene encoding threonine ammonia-lyase, biosynthetic: MQSDYLERILKARVYDVAQETPLEFAPNLSARLNNRLLLKREDMQSVFSFKLRGAYNKMAQLPPDLLANGVIAASAGNHAQGVALSARELGTKAIIVMPVTTPIVKVNAVKMRGGEVVLHGDTYDDAYAHARQLEAEKNLTFIHPFDDPDVIAGQGTIGMEILRQCQKPIHAIFVAIGGGGLISGVAAYIKRLRPEIKIIGVEPKDSDAMSRSLQAGHRIRLDQVGLFADGVAVREVGQETFRLCQQYVDEILLVDTDNTCAAIKDVFEDTRSILEPAGALAIAGAKAYVEREGIEGQTLVAIACGANMNFDRLRFVAERAELGEHREAIFAVTIPEQAGSLRKFCELLGKRNLTEFSYRIADQAIAHIFTGIQIVNRADAANLAKAFAENGFTAIEITDDELTKLHLRHMVGGRSPLAHNELLYRFEFPERPGALMKFVGSMSPHWNISLFHYRNNGADYGRIVVGVQVPPSEMEEWQAFLDTLGYRYWDESQNPVYKLFLG, encoded by the coding sequence AAGCTCGCGTGTATGATGTCGCGCAAGAAACACCCTTAGAGTTTGCTCCTAATCTATCAGCACGATTGAACAATCGACTGCTGCTAAAAAGGGAAGATATGCAGTCGGTGTTCTCTTTTAAACTGCGCGGTGCTTATAACAAAATGGCACAATTGCCACCCGATCTCCTCGCCAATGGTGTGATCGCCGCCTCCGCAGGAAATCATGCTCAGGGAGTTGCCCTCAGCGCTCGCGAACTCGGCACTAAGGCAATTATCGTCATGCCCGTAACTACACCAATCGTAAAAGTGAATGCGGTAAAAATGCGTGGTGGTGAAGTAGTTTTGCATGGCGATACCTACGATGATGCCTATGCCCATGCCCGTCAACTGGAAGCCGAAAAGAATTTAACCTTCATTCATCCCTTTGATGATCCTGATGTGATTGCAGGTCAGGGAACGATTGGAATGGAAATTTTACGCCAATGTCAGAAGCCAATTCATGCGATTTTTGTGGCGATCGGTGGTGGTGGCTTAATTTCAGGCGTGGCAGCCTATATCAAGCGCTTGCGCCCTGAAATTAAAATCATCGGAGTGGAACCCAAGGACTCCGATGCGATGTCGCGATCGCTACAGGCGGGACATCGGATACGCCTCGATCAAGTGGGACTATTCGCCGATGGTGTGGCTGTACGCGAAGTTGGGCAAGAGACATTTCGGCTGTGTCAGCAATATGTCGATGAGATTTTGTTAGTCGATACAGATAACACCTGTGCGGCGATTAAGGATGTTTTTGAAGATACTCGCTCAATTTTGGAACCTGCTGGCGCTCTAGCGATCGCAGGGGCAAAGGCATATGTCGAACGTGAAGGCATCGAAGGTCAAACGCTCGTAGCGATCGCCTGTGGCGCAAATATGAACTTTGATCGTCTGCGCTTTGTTGCCGAACGAGCCGAACTAGGAGAACACCGAGAAGCTATTTTTGCGGTGACCATTCCTGAACAAGCAGGAAGTTTACGCAAGTTCTGTGAACTTTTGGGTAAGCGCAACCTCACCGAGTTTAGTTATCGCATTGCCGATCAAGCGATCGCCCATATTTTTACGGGTATCCAAATTGTGAATCGCGCCGATGCAGCTAACTTAGCTAAGGCTTTTGCGGAAAATGGATTTACAGCGATCGAAATTACCGATGATGAACTAACGAAACTGCATTTGCGCCACATGGTCGGCGGGCGATCGCCCCTTGCCCACAATGAACTACTCTATCGCTTTGAGTTTCCCGAACGTCCGGGCGCATTAATGAAATTCGTTGGTTCGATGAGTCCCCATTGGAATATTAGTCTGTTCCATTATCGCAATAATGGCGCTGACTACGGCCGAATCGTTGTCGGTGTGCAGGTTCCTCCCTCAGAAATGGAAGAGTGGCAAGCGTTTCTCGACACCCTCGGCTATCGCTATTGGGATGAAAGCCAAAATCCTGTCTACAAGTTATTTTTAGGTTAA